One Verrucomicrobiia bacterium genomic window, CACTTCGCCGGCAGTGGTGGGGGTGCTGGAGCCGACGCTGATTCTGCCGCTGGCGTTGATTACCACGTTTTCACCGGAACAACTGCGCTTCATCCTGCTGCACGAACTGGCGCACATCCGGCGCGGCGATTATCTGACGAACCTGTTCCAGTTGTTTGCCGAGGCGCTGTTCTTCTTCAATCCGGCCGTCTGGTGGCTCAGTCACCAAGTCCGCCGCGAACGCGAAGCCTGTTGTGACGCCCTCGCCATCGAACTCAGCGGCGCGCCGGCCGATTACGCGCGCACGCTGGTCAGCGTGGCGGAAACCATGTTGAACCCGGTGCTGGTGGCCGCGCCCGCGTTCGGAAATGAGCGCGAGCCGTCGTCGCTGGCAGACCGGGTGCATCGGGCCATGGTGCCCGGCTATCGACCTTCATTGCGTCTCACGTGGCGGGCGATGCTCACGGCACTCGTGCTGGGTGTTGGATTGTTGGGACTGCTCGCGATGGGGGCGCGAGAGACAGTGGCCGCCACCACTTCATTGCTCGGCACGAATCAACTCACGGAAGCGACGGGATCCGATACGGCGCAGCGACCTGAACGAGCTACAGATTCACAGCCCCTCCGAGCACACACAGACCGGCAGAACATCTTTGGGAAATTGAAAAATATCCGGTTGCCGCGGGTGGAATTTGACGGTGTGTCCTTGGCCAAGGTGATCCGCTTCTTGAATGAGACGACCCGGCAAAGCGATCCGGCTGGGCAAGGCGTGAAGTTCACCTTGGCGGAAGGGGCAAAACCAGCCGCCGGCGCCAGGGTGGATCCCGCCACGGGGCTTCCGCTTGAACAGCCGGGCGGCGGCGCCATTGATCCGACCACGGGTCTGCCCTCAACGTCCGGCATGGCCGGCGGTTCATCGCCGGGCTCGGCAGTTATCACGGTCACGCCTGCCCGAAATGACATTTCTTTGCAGGCCGCGCTGGACGCAATCGTGCGCGGATCGTCGGTGCCGATCAAATACTCGATTCTGGAGGATGGCGTGTGCTTTTCGGCTGCCGCGGCCAAGGGCGCACCGCAGCTTTACGTCCGCACCTTCAAGGTGGACACAAATGCGCTCGCGCTGGCGCTGGGACGCGTCGGACCGGAGGCAAAGGTGAATCCGTCCGTTGCGTTGCATGAACTTTTCAGCAAGCTCGGCGTCGATTTCCAGCCCCCGAAAACATTGTTTTACAACGAACGTCAGGGGCTGGTCATCGTTCGGGCGACGCAGGCGGACCTCGACATCATTGAGCAGGTCGCTCAATTGCTGAATCAGACGCCGCCGCAGGTGAACATCCGGGCCAGGTTTGTGGAGGTGCCGGAAGATGTGTGGGCCAGACGCGGGCTTGGATTTCTCGCCACAAGTAATCGGGTTGCTTCATTTACCGCTGTCATACTGCCAAAGCAGGCTGTGGAATTATTGGAACTATTGGAC contains:
- a CDS encoding M56 family metallopeptidase, encoding MALVLAIVLRRVGNPAVRYRLALAGMVVVVGATLVTWGILNSPRSSQLGAAPAGAADAPVIGSAGPVKTIVVVAVQTSPPPSLQWTTWLALAWVVGASVMLGRASVKVAGAEQLRRASRPLQDEVVDALIREVKAAVNLTRRVRVAVTDRLTSPAVVGVLEPTLILPLALITTFSPEQLRFILLHELAHIRRGDYLTNLFQLFAEALFFFNPAVWWLSHQVRREREACCDALAIELSGAPADYARTLVSVAETMLNPVLVAAPAFGNEREPSSLADRVHRAMVPGYRPSLRLTWRAMLTALVLGVGLLGLLAMGARETVAATTSLLGTNQLTEATGSDTAQRPERATDSQPLRAHTDRQNIFGKLKNIRLPRVEFDGVSLAKVIRFLNETTRQSDPAGQGVKFTLAEGAKPAAGARVDPATGLPLEQPGGGAIDPTTGLPSTSGMAGGSSPGSAVITVTPARNDISLQAALDAIVRGSSVPIKYSILEDGVCFSAAAAKGAPQLYVRTFKVDTNALALALGRVGPEAKVNPSVALHELFSKLGVDFQPPKTLFYNERQGLVIVRATQADLDIIEQVAQLLNQTPPQVNIRARFVEVPEDVWARRGLGFLATSNRVASFTAVILPKQAVELLELLDRENGVRNLSSPSITTLSGRQAQLAMGTFGIAAARINPMALTPPGILITNGNDLSLYLTDTNSIKDGLTLDVIPSVSADGQTIELATTTTFNSFIGYDEPTNFVTIYTNGIAGKLGVPLPNQLKNQIKSTAVVADGQTMVLGGALSAEDHTASKVKRTGKMQLLVFVTPTIIDPAGNRVHPDK